ACCATAAACTGCAGCGCCTTCAGCGAAGGATCAGATGATGAAGGTCAGTTCCTCATGGACAAGGAGAGTGGCATCACCGGAAGTATAGGTATGGTATGATCCCTGGTCCGCGCCCTGCACCCAGCCCTCGCCGGTGGAAATTAACGTGTCTTCGCCATTACCCTCCAGTATCAGGATATTGTCGTCATCTGTCACATCCAGGATATCCTGGGCGGTAAAGGTCAGGGTATTACTGCCAAGCCCGCTCAGGTCAAACACCTCAATATTTAAAATATCCATATCTGTAAGCGACAGATCAATACCGTCCAGTTCATAGTCATATCCCATGAATTTGATCGTGTCTGTTCCATCGCCACCGTCATAAATATCCTCGGGCGCCAGTTGCATCTGGTCGTCACCACTGCCGCCATACAGTGTGTCAACAAGCCCCTCACCTGCGGCGCCGCCCTGAAGTATGTCGTTTCCTCCTTCACCGCGGAGGATATCACTGCCGTGGTAACCATCCAGATTGTTGTCTTCGTCATCACCAATTAGTTGGTCATCGTAGTCAGACCCGGTAATACTCTCCATATTGACCAGAGTATCGCCTTCCGCATGACCGCCATGTCCCTCGCCGGTTGTCAGGTTGATGATCACCCCTTCGTCGGATTGCCAATAACCCGTAAAGTCGTAGCCCTCTCCACCATCCAGATAATCAGCTCCCTCTTCCCCGTACAAAGAGTCAGCTCCGGCTCCCCCCCGCAGAATGTCATCTCCCTGATCACCGGAAAGAACATCCGACCCCTCACCGCCATCCAGGGCGTCGTTGCCATTTCCACCGTAAATCCTATCGTCACCGATGCCGCCTTCAACGGTGTCATTCCCGTTCCCGGTTGTTATCCGGTCATCGCCGCCCTTACCGTAAACCGTAAGGTCTTCATCGACAAAGAACCTGCTCATCAAGGCATCACTGTCATTGATTGCGGTATATGTGTTATCCGGCCCTTCAATAAAATCAGGTTCAGCAAGAAACTCCCCGGTACGGATCAAATCGATGCCCAGGTAAACGGTTGCTGAACCATTGGTAAAGGCATAGAAATCATCAGGATAGGACCCGGACGTGTAAAAAACTTCATGGCTTACAACATCCGTTGCCACCCAGCCACTTGTTGATGAAGTAATTTTCTGCTCGCCTTCGATATGCAGTTCATTATTCAGGTCGGTACAATCGAGGACATCCTGCAAAGAAAAGCTTATTTCTGCTTCATCCCCATTGTCGCCGTATACACTGGTATATATCAACTCCATATTTTGAATATTATATTCAGACAAATCGATGACGGTCGTACCTTCTTCCAGCCACAAGTTCAGGGTGTCATAACCATCACCGCCATCAAAGCTGTCTTCGCTATCCCCATAAGCTTCGCGCATGTAGAACGTATCGTTGCCGAGCCCTCCCTCCAGGACATCAGCACCTCGCACCCCCTGCAACTCGTCATTATCGGCACCCCCCTCCAGGATATCGCTGCCATCAGCTCCATACAGGCGGTCCCGACCATCGCCCCCCAACAGATGATCATCCCCACTGCCGCCGTCCAGGAAGTCATTCCCCTCCTCCCCTCTCAGTATGTCATTCCCCTCCTGCCCTCTCAGTGCGTCATTGCCGGTGCCGCCATATATGATGTCGCTCCCTTGATCACCATAGATTTGATCGTCGCCGCTGCCGCCGTCTATGTCATTGTCCTGGACACCGACCTCCAGATACCCGCCATAAATAAAGTCATTGCCGGTTCCTCCGAGGATGGTACTGCCTTCCGTAACAACGATGTGGTCGTCCCCATCACCGGCATCGACATAATTGGCGCCGGCCCCGGCATGAATTGTGTCATCCCCGCCGAGGGTTTTTATGATGTCATCGCCGGCCCCCGTGATGATGCTGTCATTCCCGCTGAAACTGTCCACCGTTAAATCTGAGGTGCTGTCCGGCCGATACAGAATTGAATTCACGCCCACCGTACCGACAAAATAATCCGGACTGGACTCGGTGAAATTTGTCTCAATTTCCGGAAGACCAACCAATATTGCATGGGACTCGACACTCAGAGTCACACCGGCATTGGTGTAATTAAAATACATTTGATAATAACGAAACCCGGACAGAGTTATGGAAGCGGGCACCCAGCCGCCATCCTGGGCCTCTACGCGATCTTCACCTCCGAGGATATCGATCGTCAGGCTGTTTCTGCTGTCTGTGACCGCGATAACATCTGCCCGTGTAAAGACGAGATGCTGGCTCCCGCTTTCCAGCCCAAGGACTTCAATATTGGAAATATCCGTTTGTGACAGATCGAGAGTAATCGACGCTCTTCCAACCAGCCGAATATCTAATTCGTCATTTCCCTCGCCGCCATCAATCTGATCCACAAAAGGACCGGATTGTTCCCAGATGATCCGATCGTCGCCGCTTCCTGCATCTATCGTGTTTTGTCCCGCCCCCGTGTAGATGACATCATAGCCACCCAGGCCGTTCAGCACATCATTCCCGTCCCCGCCTCTGAGTATATTATATCCATCCGTGCCGGTCAGATGATCATCATAATCACTACCCGTGACATGATTTATATTGACCAGTGTATCCCCCTCCGCATCACCGCCGGAGCCGGTTCCCGTCGACAGATTGACGGTGACCGCCGAGGAAGAATTTTCATAAGTGACAAGATTACTCTCCGATCCGCCGCCATCGATTACGTCGGCACCTGCTCCTCCGTCAATCGTGTCGAAGCCGCCGCCACCATTGATGGTATCATCGCCTGATCCGGTCGTGATTTTATCATTCCCCCCTTTGCCGACTACCGTCAAATTCTCTGTGGAGGAAGACATATCCAGGGTACTGTCGTTGTCATCATCAGCCGTGAATGTATTGCTGGAAGTTTCCGAAAAATTTATCGTGGATGAAGTAGGCGTCGTTGGGGTCTGGGTCGGAGCCGGGGTGCTGCTGCCGCCACCGCCACAGGCGGCCAGGAGCAGCGGTGTGAGGGAGACTGAGGAACGGGCCAGGCGTCCTTTGACAGCGAAGGGACCGGCCTTAATTTCATTCACTGGTTCTATGGGTTTCAAAACCCCGGCGTGACCGACCTTCAGTGTTGTGATAGTGCGAAGCGTAGCGTTGCTCATGTTCCCCCTCCGATACAGCAGGGGGACCCGGTTTTAACGGATACCGGGAAGAATAGAGACACTCAGGATCAGCCTCCCCCCTGCGGCACTGCAGAATATGTTTTTTCAGCATCTCCCGCGCATCCACCTCTGGCATATGCAGGCGATTCTTTCTGAATTTTATACAAACAGGGGTCGGATGACAATTAACCAATTGTTAACCATAAATATTGAAAGCACAGCTGAGGGTTAATTCTTCCCCCCGGACCTGCAACCAGAAAACATTGGTCAAACGGGAACTTTTATCCTATGAATAGCCCATCAGAGGTTATAAAAATAAAGTATTAGAAAGTGTCTTGGGGAAAGAATGCATCTCCGTTTTTTGAATAACGCCATGGGCCGGGCTTCGAACGTCATCTTGTCGCTGCTTATCCTCCTTGCCGCCGGTGCCGTGCAAGCGGAAGAGAATGTTCCCGAAACGACCCTGTTTGCCCCTGCCCCCGGCTATACCGCCAGTTTCAAAACCCTGCTGCAGGATGTGGTGGAAAATCACCCGCGCATCAAGAGTTCCCTGTCCTACCGCAACAGTGTGAAAGATGAAGAACGGGAAGAAAAAGCTGCGCTTTATCCCCAGGTGGATGTGGGCGTGGACGGGCGCTACCGTTTCCTGGATAACTATGACAATACCCTGGAAAACTTTGACGAGCTCAACGACCCCACCACCCATGTGGACGCCTATGTGACCGTGTCCCAGAAGGTGTTTGACGGCGGCGCGACTTTCCGCAAGATCGACCGGGCCAGATATGCCTATGCCGCCGCCCACGCGGATTATGAGGTCCAGGCCTCGGAAGTGGTCCTGACCGCGATCGAAGCCCACTACAATTATCTCGTGCGCGGCATTATCGGCCGCATCCGGGAAGAGGCCCTTCAACGGCACCGCAAGATCCTGGAGTTTGCCCAGGAACGCTTCGAGCGCGGCGTCGGCGCCAACCGGGATGTGGCGCTGGCCCGGGCCCGCCTGGCGCTGGCGGAACAGAATCTGCTCGCCAACAAGATCGACTTTGCCGAGGCCGCCGGCCTGTATGAGGAAATCTTCGGCACCCCGCCCGCCAATGTCAAACGACCGGACATCGCTCTGTCCCTGCCGACCAGCCAGGAGGATGCCCTGAAGCTTGGCCTGCTCAACAGCCCGCTGCTGTCGTCCGCCACCAGCCAGGTGATGGCCAGCCGGGCGTCTATGGAATCCGAGGAGGCCAGCCGCTGGCCGGGGCTCAGCCTGCAGGTGACCGGCACCCGTTACGACCTGGACCGGGATTCCAATGATTATGATGTCCAGGCCCGGCTGCAGATGAATTACGCGCTTTATACCGGCGGCGCCCAGACCGCCCGCATCAAGCGCAGCACCAATCAGTATGCCCAGGCCCGCGCCAATGAGGAAACCATTCACCGGGAATTCAGCCGCCAGCTGAAAGTGTCCTGGGAAAAGGTGGAAAACCAGAAGCTCCGGGTCATGAGCCAGGAAAAGAGCGTGGAAGCCAACCGACTGAGCCGCGATCTGTTCCAGGAACAGTTTGAAACCACAGGCGGCAGCATCCTGTCGCTGCTGGAAGCGGAAGACGACTATCGCAATTCACTGGAAAGCTATGTGCAGGGCCTGATGGACCAGGAATTGTTCCAGTATCAGCTGCTGCATGACATGGGCACCCTGTTATCTTATCTCAACCTGCGCCTGACCGGCACCAAGGACGGCGGAGCCGGACAATGAACGACCAGCCCGCCGTACAGAGCAAATCCATCGATACGGACAACTGGTTCTGGTCCGCCTTTGTGGAACATAAATGGTCCTATATCCAGATCATTGTCGCCGCCGGCCTTATCAATATCTTTTCCCTGGCCAGCTCCATTTTCATCATGGTGGTTTATGACCGGGTTATCCCCAACAACGCCGTTGAATCCCTGATTGCGCTGACCACCGGCATGGTGATTGTCATCGTCTTTGACTTTACCCTGAAGTTCCTGCGCGCCCTGTTTATCGACAGTGTCGGCCGCAAGATCGACCTCAAGGTCGCCCGGCGCATCTTCAAACGCCTGGAAGACCTGAAACTGTCCGCGTTCAAAGGTTCCGTCGGAGAACTGGTCAACAGTGTCCGGGAATATGAAAGCATCCGGGATTTCTGCACCTCCGCCACCCTGGCGACCGTGGTCGACATCCCGTTTATCATGTTGTTCCTGCTGGTGATCTGGGCGATCGGCGGATCACTGGTCATTGTTCCCATCCTGGCCATCCCGCTGGTGGTTATCACCGGCCTGCTGATCCAGCCGTGGCTGGCCAAATATTCGCAGGCGG
The DNA window shown above is from Emcibacter nanhaiensis and carries:
- a CDS encoding calcium-binding protein — encoded protein: MSNATLRTITTLKVGHAGVLKPIEPVNEIKAGPFAVKGRLARSSVSLTPLLLAACGGGGSSTPAPTQTPTTPTSSTINFSETSSNTFTADDDNDSTLDMSSSTENLTVVGKGGNDKITTGSGDDTINGGGGFDTIDGGAGADVIDGGGSESNLVTYENSSSAVTVNLSTGTGSGGDAEGDTLVNINHVTGSDYDDHLTGTDGYNILRGGDGNDVLNGLGGYDVIYTGAGQNTIDAGSGDDRIIWEQSGPFVDQIDGGEGNDELDIRLVGRASITLDLSQTDISNIEVLGLESGSQHLVFTRADVIAVTDSRNSLTIDILGGEDRVEAQDGGWVPASITLSGFRYYQMYFNYTNAGVTLSVESHAILVGLPEIETNFTESSPDYFVGTVGVNSILYRPDSTSDLTVDSFSGNDSIITGAGDDIIKTLGGDDTIHAGAGANYVDAGDGDDHIVVTEGSTILGGTGNDFIYGGYLEVGVQDNDIDGGSGDDQIYGDQGSDIIYGGTGNDALRGQEGNDILRGEEGNDFLDGGSGDDHLLGGDGRDRLYGADGSDILEGGADNDELQGVRGADVLEGGLGNDTFYMREAYGDSEDSFDGGDGYDTLNLWLEEGTTVIDLSEYNIQNMELIYTSVYGDNGDEAEISFSLQDVLDCTDLNNELHIEGEQKITSSTSGWVATDVVSHEVFYTSGSYPDDFYAFTNGSATVYLGIDLIRTGEFLAEPDFIEGPDNTYTAINDSDALMSRFFVDEDLTVYGKGGDDRITTGNGNDTVEGGIGDDRIYGGNGNDALDGGEGSDVLSGDQGDDILRGGAGADSLYGEEGADYLDGGEGYDFTGYWQSDEGVIINLTTGEGHGGHAEGDTLVNMESITGSDYDDQLIGDDEDNNLDGYHGSDILRGEGGNDILQGGAAGEGLVDTLYGGSGDDQMQLAPEDIYDGGDGTDTIKFMGYDYELDGIDLSLTDMDILNIEVFDLSGLGSNTLTFTAQDILDVTDDDNILILEGNGEDTLISTGEGWVQGADQGSYHTYTSGDATLLVHEELTFII
- a CDS encoding TolC family protein codes for the protein MHLRFLNNAMGRASNVILSLLILLAAGAVQAEENVPETTLFAPAPGYTASFKTLLQDVVENHPRIKSSLSYRNSVKDEEREEKAALYPQVDVGVDGRYRFLDNYDNTLENFDELNDPTTHVDAYVTVSQKVFDGGATFRKIDRARYAYAAAHADYEVQASEVVLTAIEAHYNYLVRGIIGRIREEALQRHRKILEFAQERFERGVGANRDVALARARLALAEQNLLANKIDFAEAAGLYEEIFGTPPANVKRPDIALSLPTSQEDALKLGLLNSPLLSSATSQVMASRASMESEEASRWPGLSLQVTGTRYDLDRDSNDYDVQARLQMNYALYTGGAQTARIKRSTNQYAQARANEETIHREFSRQLKVSWEKVENQKLRVMSQEKSVEANRLSRDLFQEQFETTGGSILSLLEAEDDYRNSLESYVQGLMDQELFQYQLLHDMGTLLSYLNLRLTGTKDGGAGQ